Below is a genomic region from Deltaproteobacteria bacterium PRO3.
CCTCGTCCAGGGCCACGAAGCGGCGCCCGTCGCGGGCTCCTGCGGGAGGGCCCTGCCCGGCCAACGCATCGCAATCCTGAGAGAGGACTTAAGCGAGTGCGGGCCGAACGAGCCCGGCATCCTCGCCTCGCACCGCTCCTGCGAGGGGCTGATGCTGGGCTATCACCGGCGCCCCGACGACGAGGCACAGAGTTTCCGGGGGGAGTGGTTTTTGAGCGGAGATTTGGCGACGCGGGATGCGGAAGGAAATTTTTTCTTCCTGGGCCGGCGCGACGACGTCTTGACCGCGGGCGGCTATCGAATCTCGCCGATGGAGGTGGAGGCGGCCCTGAACGCCCACGCCGCGGTGGAGGAATCCGCTGCCGTGGGCGTCACCGACGCCGGCGGCCGAACCTCGATCCAGGCCTACGTCGTATTGAAGGCGGGATCGGGGGCGACCCAGGAAACCGCGCAGCAAATCCTGGCCTTCGCCGCGACCCGGCTCGCCAAGTACAAAGTTCCGAAGTCCCTGGTCTTTCTTCGGGAGCTGCCGAAGACTTCCAACGGCAAGCTGCGAAGGAGCGTCCTATCGAGCCCGCATTAACCCGACTTCGTCTTTTTTAATTTCCTCATCTCCGTCTCAAGCAGACGGTTGGCCCACTAACCTCGCGACAAGGCGCCCAAAGCTTGACTTGCCGACCAAGCGGCCTGCGATAGCTCGGCGGGGTCGGCCTCGGGGTACCGGGAGCGCACCTTGGCGGCGGCCCGCTCCCGCAGGGCGGCCTCGTCCGGAGGCGTTCCGCCGGCGCCCTTGGCGTTTTGCAGCTCTTCTTGGTAGGCGCGCTCGAACTCGGCCTGCAATTCGGCGCGTCCGGCGCGGCGCCTTCCGGAAACACCTGAAATGGGATCGTTTTGGCTCATCGCGAACTCCTTCCACCTCACCCGGGCCTATTATCGACGCAATGGCCTCGGCGAGTTTCGTCGGAAAATATCGGAACTCCCACCCGATCTTAAGTTCCGCGCTCGCCAGGGATCCTCTGCCCATTGGAACCCGACGACGGGGCCCCGTCTCAATCAACGCGGTTGCGGCGCGCCCCGCGGCGAAAGGCCGCGATGTTGGCGGCGATTTCGTCGACCAGGCGCTGGCGCGACTCGCGGCTGGCCCAGGCGATGTGGGGGCTGAACAGGACCTTGTCGCGCAGCCGCGGGTCGAAGAGCGGGTGGTCGGGCGGCGGCGGCTCTTGGCCGAGGACGTCGGTCGCGTAGCCGGCGAGCTTGCCGGCCAGCAGGGCGCGGGCGACCGCGGCCTCGTCGACGATGGGGCCGCGGGCCAGGTTCAACAAATGGGCCCCGGGCTTCATCCAGGCCAGGGCCTTGGCGTCGATCATCCCTTCGGTCCTGGGGCTCAAGGGACAGTGCAGGGTGACGAAATCGCTGCTCTGCAAGAGGCGCCGCAACTCGAGGCGCTTCTCGCGCGCGGGGTATTTCCCGCCGGGGATCTTGCCGACCGCCGCCTCCATGCCCAGGGCCTTCGCCACCCGGGCCACCCCTCGGCCGATGTGACCGTAGCCCAGGATGCCGAGTCGCTTCCCCGCCAAGTCGCCGAAGGGGAAATCCAAGAGCGCGAAGTGGGGGGCGCGGCTCCAGGCCCCGGACTTGACCGCCGCGTCGTGCTCCAGCAAGCGGTGGCCGAGGGCCAGGAGAAACAGGACCGTCTGCTCGACCACCGTCGGCGTGGAATAGCCCGCCACGTTGCAGACCGCGATCCCGCGCCGCCGCGCGGCCTCGAGATCGACGTTGTTGGTGCCGGTGGCGGCGACGCAAATCAATTTCAGTTTGGGCAAAAAACCCAGTTGGGCCTCGCGAAGCGGGTATTTATTGGAGACCACGATCTCGGCCCCGAGCGCGGCCGGGGGCAAGGGGTCGCCCGGCTCCAGGCCCAGGG
It encodes:
- a CDS encoding D-2-hydroxyacid dehydrogenase — protein: MPGKHPSILFLDAATVDLGDIAVKNLKKQGAYAALGLEPGDPLPPAALGAEIVVSNKYPLREAQLGFLPKLKLICVAATGTNNVDLEAARRRGIAVCNVAGYSTPTVVEQTVLFLLALGHRLLEHDAAVKSGAWSRAPHFALLDFPFGDLAGKRLGILGYGHIGRGVARVAKALGMEAAVGKIPGGKYPAREKRLELRRLLQSSDFVTLHCPLSPRTEGMIDAKALAWMKPGAHLLNLARGPIVDEAAVARALLAGKLAGYATDVLGQEPPPPDHPLFDPRLRDKVLFSPHIAWASRESRQRLVDEIAANIAAFRRGARRNRVD